One genomic segment of Pseudomonas sp. p1(2021b) includes these proteins:
- a CDS encoding Ldh family oxidoreductase — protein sequence MSSPSASPVVRVPFAELQALLQRIFLHHGCAEPVAAVLAFNCASAQRDGAHSHGVFRIPGYVSTLASGWVDGQAIPQVSDVAPGYVRVDAGGGFAQPALAAARPLLVEKARSAGIAVLAIHNSHHFAALWPDVEPFADEGLVALSVVNSMTCVVPHGARKPLFGTNPIAFAAPCAGHDPIVFDMATSAMAHGDVQIAARAGEQLPPGMGVDAQGQPTCDPKAILEGGALLPFGGHKGSALSMMVELLAAALTGGHFSWEFDWSGHPGAKTPWTGQLIIVIDPSKAEGERFAQRSRELVEHMQAAGLSRMPGERRYRERELAQREGVALTEQEWQGLKSLVE from the coding sequence ATGTCCTCACCTTCCGCCAGCCCAGTCGTGCGCGTGCCTTTCGCCGAGCTGCAGGCGCTGCTGCAGCGAATCTTCCTGCATCACGGTTGCGCCGAGCCGGTCGCTGCCGTGCTGGCCTTCAACTGTGCCAGCGCGCAACGCGATGGCGCCCACAGCCATGGGGTGTTTCGTATCCCTGGCTACGTCTCGACCCTGGCCAGCGGCTGGGTCGATGGCCAGGCCATACCCCAGGTAAGCGATGTGGCACCGGGTTACGTGCGGGTCGATGCCGGTGGCGGCTTCGCCCAGCCGGCCCTGGCTGCGGCTCGGCCTTTGCTGGTCGAAAAAGCCCGAAGCGCCGGGATCGCGGTACTGGCGATCCACAATTCGCACCATTTCGCGGCGCTCTGGCCGGATGTCGAGCCGTTCGCCGACGAAGGGCTGGTGGCCCTGAGCGTGGTCAACAGCATGACCTGCGTGGTGCCGCACGGCGCGCGCAAGCCGTTGTTCGGCACCAACCCCATCGCCTTCGCTGCGCCTTGTGCCGGGCATGATCCGATCGTCTTCGACATGGCCACCAGCGCCATGGCCCATGGCGACGTGCAGATCGCCGCGCGAGCCGGCGAGCAGTTGCCGCCGGGCATGGGCGTGGACGCCCAGGGCCAGCCCACCTGCGACCCCAAGGCGATTCTGGAAGGCGGCGCTTTGCTGCCATTCGGCGGGCACAAGGGCTCGGCGCTGTCGATGATGGTCGAGCTGTTGGCCGCGGCGCTGACCGGCGGGCACTTCTCCTGGGAGTTCGACTGGTCCGGGCACCCGGGGGCGAAGACGCCGTGGACCGGGCAGTTGATCATCGTCATCGACCCGAGCAAGGCCGAAGGCGAGCGCTTCGCCCAGCGCAGCCGGGAGTTGGTGGAGCACATGCAGGCGGCGGGGCTGAGCCGCATGCCAGGGGAGCGCCGCTACCGCGAGCGGGAGCTGGCGCAGCGTGAAGGGGTGGCGTTGACCGAGCAGGAGTGGCAAGGGCTCAAGTCGTTGGTTGAGTGA
- a CDS encoding aromatic amino acid transaminase, with protein sequence MFKHVDAYAGDPILSLMETFKADPRADKVNLSIGLYYDEAGVVPQLAAVGEVEKRLADQPHEASLYLPMEGLASYRQAIQALLFGADHPAVTGGRVATVQTVGGSGALKVGADFLKRYFPQSQVWVSNPTWDNHRAIFEGAGFQVHTYPYFDAASRGLDFAGMLGALQALEPNSIVLLHPCCHNPTGVDLDQGQWQQVVEVVKARQLIPFLDIAYQGFGEGLVEDAYAIREMARAGVPCLVSNSFSKIFSLYGERVGGLSVVCDDEATAQSVLGQLKATVRRNYSSPPCHGAQLVAGVLGDAGLNAQWVAEVEVMRKRILEMRQGLVDLLGELLPGQDFQFFLRQRGMFSYTGFSVAQVRRLRDEFGVYLIDSGRVCMSGLRPANLRRVAEAFAAVQQG encoded by the coding sequence GTGTTCAAACATGTCGATGCCTATGCCGGCGACCCGATTCTCTCGCTGATGGAGACCTTCAAGGCCGATCCCCGTGCCGACAAGGTCAACCTGAGTATCGGCCTGTACTACGACGAAGCCGGCGTAGTGCCGCAACTGGCGGCGGTGGGCGAGGTGGAGAAGCGCCTGGCCGACCAGCCCCACGAAGCCTCGCTGTACCTGCCCATGGAAGGCCTGGCCAGCTACCGCCAGGCGATCCAGGCACTGCTGTTCGGCGCCGACCACCCAGCCGTCACTGGCGGTCGCGTGGCCACCGTGCAGACCGTCGGCGGTTCCGGTGCGCTGAAGGTCGGTGCCGACTTCCTCAAGCGCTACTTCCCGCAGTCGCAGGTCTGGGTCAGCAACCCGACCTGGGACAACCACCGCGCCATCTTCGAAGGTGCAGGCTTCCAGGTCCACACCTACCCGTATTTCGACGCAGCCAGCCGTGGCCTGGACTTCGCCGGCATGCTCGGCGCGCTGCAGGCGCTGGAGCCGAACAGCATCGTCCTGCTGCACCCGTGCTGCCACAACCCCACCGGCGTCGACCTGGACCAGGGTCAATGGCAACAGGTGGTCGAGGTGGTCAAGGCGCGTCAGCTGATCCCGTTCCTCGACATCGCCTACCAGGGCTTCGGCGAAGGCCTGGTGGAAGACGCCTACGCCATTCGTGAAATGGCCCGTGCCGGCGTGCCGTGCCTGGTGAGCAATTCGTTCTCGAAGATCTTCTCGCTGTACGGCGAGCGGGTAGGGGGCTTGTCGGTGGTCTGCGACGACGAGGCCACCGCCCAGAGCGTGCTCGGCCAGCTCAAGGCCACCGTGCGTCGCAACTATTCCAGCCCACCCTGCCACGGCGCCCAGCTGGTGGCCGGCGTGCTGGGCGATGCCGGCCTCAACGCCCAATGGGTGGCGGAAGTCGAAGTGATGCGCAAGCGCATCCTCGAGATGCGCCAGGGCCTGGTGGACCTGCTCGGCGAGCTGCTGCCAGGTCAGGACTTCCAGTTCTTCCTGCGTCAGCGCGGCATGTTCAGCTACACAGGCTTCAGCGTCGCCCAGGTGCGCCGCCTGCGTGACGAGTTCGGTGTGTACCTGATCGACAGCGGCCGGGTGTGCATGTCCGGGCTGCGCCCGGCCAACCTGCGTCGCGTGGCCGAGGCCTTCGCAGCCGTGCAGCAAGGCTGA
- a CDS encoding DUF899 domain-containing protein — protein MSNSPIDHEVVSRSQWLAARRQLWLHEKAFTHQRDELAAARRALPWVKVEQAYRFQGPEGELALAELFAGRSQLLVYHFMFAEGWSEGCPGCSFLADHFDGANLHLAHHDVSLVAVSQAPYAQFQDFRRRMGWRFPWFSSNGSRFNEDFGVRMATDGSAHYNYEPYTGNERELPGLSAFYRDSDGEVYHTYSTYARGLDILVGAYNFLDVAPLGRNEEGTMDWVRHHDRYAASAQAGHCCHE, from the coding sequence ATGAGCAATTCCCCAATCGACCACGAGGTGGTCAGCCGCAGCCAGTGGCTCGCCGCACGGCGCCAGTTGTGGCTGCACGAGAAGGCCTTCACCCACCAGCGTGACGAACTCGCCGCGGCCCGGCGAGCCTTGCCTTGGGTGAAGGTCGAGCAGGCCTACCGTTTCCAGGGGCCGGAAGGTGAATTGGCGTTGGCCGAGCTGTTCGCCGGGCGCAGCCAGCTGCTGGTCTATCACTTCATGTTCGCCGAGGGCTGGAGCGAAGGCTGCCCGGGATGTTCGTTCCTGGCCGATCATTTCGACGGGGCCAACCTGCACCTGGCGCATCACGATGTATCGCTGGTGGCGGTATCGCAGGCGCCCTATGCCCAGTTCCAGGATTTTCGCCGGCGCATGGGCTGGCGCTTCCCCTGGTTTTCGTCAAATGGCAGCCGTTTCAACGAGGACTTCGGCGTACGCATGGCCACCGACGGCTCCGCGCACTACAACTACGAGCCCTATACCGGCAACGAGCGGGAGCTGCCGGGGCTGAGCGCGTTCTATCGGGATAGCGACGGCGAGGTGTACCACACCTATTCCACCTATGCCCGGGGGCTGGACATCCTGGTGGGGGCGTACAACTTCCTCGATGTCGCGCCGCTGGGGCGTAACGAGGAAGGCACCATGGACTGGGTGCGCCACCATGACCGCTATGCGGCGAGCGCCCAGGCGGGGCATTGCTGCCATGAATGA